The nucleotide sequence CTCCTCGAAATCCCCCCGGAACTTGGTGCCGGCCAAGAGCGCCCCGAGATCGAGGGTGTAGATTTCGTTTCCCTTGAGCAGATCGGGCACCTCCCCCCGTTCCAGCAGCAGGGCCAGCCCTTCGGCGATGGCGGTCTTGCCGACCCCGGGATCGCCGACGTAGAGAGGATTGTTCTTGCGCCGCCGGCAGAGCACCTGGATGGTACGGGTCAGCTCCCGGTCGCGGCCGATGAGGGGATCGATCTTCCCTTCCCGTGCGCGCTGCACCAGGTTGACGGTGTAGAGCTCCAGGGGATCGCGGGAAGGCGCCCCCTTGGAAGGACTCGGCGCGCCCTCTTTGGTTTTGCCGGGGGCGGCGCCGTCCGAACTCGCCGTCTCCCGGGGCACCTTGGAAACCCCGTGGGCGATGAAGTTGAGGACGTCGAGACGGCGGATGCCCTGGGCTTCGAGGAAGTGGGCGGCGTGGGAATTTTTTTCTTCCAGAATCGCCGCCAGCAGATCGCCGAGCCCGACGTCCTTCTTGCCCGCCGCGTGCATGTGCACCACGGTCCGCTGCAAGACCCGCTGCAGACCGACGGTCTGCTCGGGGACGAAATCGTCGCTGACGGGAACCGCCTCCAGCTGCTTGTCGAAAAATTCCTCAAGAACGCTTCGCAGCCCCTGGATATCGCCGCCGCAGCTGACCAGCACCTCCTGCCCCCGGTCCTCGAAGAGGATGGCGTAGAGCACATGCTCGGTCGTCAGATATTCGTGGCGACGGCGTTGGGCTTCCCGTACCGCCAGGGAAAAAGCGATCTGTACATCCTGATTGAACATGCGTGACATCCTTTTTGCCGTCCCGCCCGCGGGCGGCGAACTACGAAAAGCACAAAAACGATCAGGCCGGCTCCATGCTGCAGCGCAGCGGAAAACCCTCGCTTCGCGCCCGGGCATGCACCCGGTCGATCTTGGTTTCGGCGATCTCCGCCGGAAAGATGCCGCAGATACCCATCCCTTTGAAATGGATGTTGAGCATGATCCGGTTGGCCTCGGTCGGCGGTTTGTGAAAGATTTTCTCCAGCATCTCCACGACGAACTCCATGCTGGTGAAATCGTCGTTATGCATGATCACCCGAAAGAGCGGGGGAGAACCCGTCTTGGCGCGGCTTTCCTCCGCCGCCCGGGTTCCCCCCGCTGGTGCTTGCTCGGTCACAGATAAAAGCTCCGTTCTTCAAATCGCGTTGAACTGATTTCGATCCTAGCACAAGTGCCGCGTCGCCGCCAACGTCCGACTGCGGCGGCGACGCGGTTCACCTCAAGGGGCGATGCCGGCGAGGAAATCGAGGAGCGCGCCGTTGAAGGCCGCCGCTTCCTCCAGATTGACCATGTGCCCGGCCCCGCCGATCAGGCGCAGAGCGGCCCCGGGAACACCTTCGGCCAACGCCGCCGACTTATCCGGGGGGATGGCCTTGTCTTCGAGGGCGCCGATAACGAGGGCGGGGAGTTTCAGCCGCGGCAGCAGCGCCATGGAATCGTCGCGGTCGCGGATCGCCTGCAGGCCGAGAATCAGCCCGGCAGGAGCGGTCGCCTCGATCCAGGCACGCACCTCCGCAAGCAGTTCCGGCCGGCCCTGCGCCGTCTCCGGCGCGAAGAGAAGCGGGATGAAGGCGCTCGGCACAGCGCCGGGATTGCCCTTTTCGATCTCCGCGATGAGATGGTTGCGTTTGCCCCGGGCCGTCTCGTCGTCGGCATCGGCACGGGTGACGATGAAGCAGGCGCCGGACAGGCGCCGGGAGTGGCGGGCGAGGAGATTGAGCAGCACGTAGCCGCCCATGGACATCCCCCCGACCACGGCCCGCTCAATGCCAAGATGATCGAGGAGCGCCGCCAGATCGTCGGCCAAAAGATCCGTCGACCCGGACGCCGTTCCCGCTTCGCTTTCGCCGAAGCCGCGCAGGTCGGGGAGGATCACCCGGTAACCGGCAGCGACCAGAGCCTCGGCCTGGGGGCGCCACATCTTGCGGAAGAGGGGAAAGCCGTGAATGAGCATGACCGGCAACCCTTGCCCCAGGTCATCATAAGCCAGGCGAATGCCGTTGATTTGTGCGTGCATGATGATCTCCTTGGTGGATGCCGGAACGGGCAATTTCTTTGGTTCCGGCAAAATTCAAAAAAAGCCCCCCCCGGGGATCTCGTCCCATACCGGCCTTTTGGCCAGAAAACGTTCCTTGAGTCGGGGATTTTCCAGCAACTGCTGCACGCCGACGGTCAACTGGCCGCTGCGGGTGTCAAAACCCGCGTCCTCCAGAGCATCCCCCAGGCCGATGAAGGTCGCCTCCATCAGGTTTTTCTGCAGCAGATGCATGAGCACCGGGCGGGCTGCGCCGGGCCAGGGTTCGTCAAGCGATTCCCGGCAGCGCTCCGCGTCTGTCGAGGTCACCGAGCGGCAGATCAGGGGACGCACCGGATAGATGGCACAGGCCCCCTGCTCATCGAGAAAGGCGCAATGCTCCCGCAGCGACAGGCGCGCTTCATCGTCAAGCCCGGCGACCTGGCGGCTGAGCTGGTCGACCCGCCGGATCAGCG is from Desulfuromonas acetexigens and encodes:
- a CDS encoding YkgJ family cysteine cluster protein — translated: MTTDFDVRQYQEKIHTMVMEQLSVPAEEIDLKGLMGQVVATAEAELDEHLTDHEEIACQAGCGSCCMLNVAVLFPEVVAIVDYVLESWPPERQRALIRRVDQLSRQVAGLDDEARLSLREHCAFLDEQGACAIYPVRPLICRSVTSTDAERCRESLDEPWPGAARPVLMHLLQKNLMEATFIGLGDALEDAGFDTRSGQLTVGVQQLLENPRLKERFLAKRPVWDEIPGGGFF
- a CDS encoding ATP-dependent Clp protease adaptor ClpS; this encodes MTEQAPAGGTRAAEESRAKTGSPPLFRVIMHNDDFTSMEFVVEMLEKIFHKPPTEANRIMLNIHFKGMGICGIFPAEIAETKIDRVHARARSEGFPLRCSMEPA
- a CDS encoding alpha/beta fold hydrolase; protein product: MHAQINGIRLAYDDLGQGLPVMLIHGFPLFRKMWRPQAEALVAAGYRVILPDLRGFGESEAGTASGSTDLLADDLAALLDHLGIERAVVGGMSMGGYVLLNLLARHSRRLSGACFIVTRADADDETARGKRNHLIAEIEKGNPGAVPSAFIPLLFAPETAQGRPELLAEVRAWIEATAPAGLILGLQAIRDRDDSMALLPRLKLPALVIGALEDKAIPPDKSAALAEGVPGAALRLIGGAGHMVNLEEAAAFNGALLDFLAGIAP